One genomic region from Amycolatopsis sp. FBCC-B4732 encodes:
- a CDS encoding DICT sensory domain-containing protein: MPDADPRAGVLSKRALVTASHAVERAALAEGAGEDTVVFALFQRLPYFEREREVYAEIARRAAVTVVGMVDSGRPDLPHGVTPVLLRPDEPMAREWSVAVLSPTFGASVVAQDLDEIDPEATAVEAARLFRGRWGLRRDEAYAEVVRLRDAMGDRLPPAVRRKVGEVLASVETPAALDVESRAEAALRHVATRLDKARSRAEPRPATGPAVDPDTGLDTLAGIQSWLGDATDTVPLGLVFVAVDDPGALERRHGTRIRMHTEQNIADLLRDGLRPLDRAVRLGPGEFLVIQPAVYPHELTDRSRRLEHRLAALHATYPFVDLHPRTTTLLTRRRPLPLHSLRAQLRHVPAVTLWPPSQGSLPIPEARPVGSRPGAGQWFQ; this comes from the coding sequence ATGCCCGACGCAGACCCGCGCGCTGGCGTGCTGTCCAAGCGCGCCCTCGTGACGGCGTCGCACGCGGTGGAGCGCGCGGCCTTGGCCGAAGGCGCGGGCGAAGACACCGTCGTGTTCGCGTTGTTCCAGCGGCTCCCGTACTTCGAACGCGAGCGGGAGGTGTACGCCGAGATCGCGCGGCGCGCCGCGGTCACGGTGGTCGGCATGGTCGACTCCGGCCGCCCCGACCTGCCGCACGGCGTCACCCCGGTGCTGCTGCGCCCGGACGAGCCGATGGCGCGCGAGTGGTCGGTGGCCGTGCTGTCGCCGACGTTCGGCGCTTCGGTCGTCGCGCAGGACCTCGACGAGATCGACCCGGAGGCCACCGCGGTCGAGGCGGCCCGCCTGTTCCGCGGTCGCTGGGGCCTGCGCCGCGACGAGGCGTACGCCGAAGTGGTCCGCCTGCGCGACGCCATGGGCGACCGGCTGCCCCCGGCGGTCCGGCGCAAGGTCGGCGAGGTGCTGGCCTCGGTCGAAACCCCGGCGGCGCTCGACGTCGAAAGCCGCGCCGAAGCGGCGTTGCGGCATGTCGCGACCAGGCTCGACAAGGCGCGTTCCCGCGCGGAGCCGCGTCCGGCGACCGGCCCGGCCGTCGACCCGGACACGGGCCTCGACACCCTGGCGGGCATCCAGTCCTGGCTCGGCGACGCGACCGACACGGTGCCGCTGGGCCTGGTTTTCGTCGCGGTCGACGACCCCGGCGCCCTGGAGCGGCGGCACGGCACCCGCATCCGCATGCACACGGAGCAGAACATCGCCGACCTCCTGCGCGACGGCCTGCGCCCCCTCGACCGCGCGGTCCGGCTCGGGCCGGGGGAGTTCCTGGTCATCCAGCCGGCGGTGTACCCGCACGAGCTGACCGACCGCAGCCGGCGTCTGGAGCACCGCCTGGCGGCCCTGCACGCGACCTACCCGTTCGTCGACCTGCACCCGCGCACGACGACGTTGCTGACCCGGCGCCGCCCGCTGCCGCTGCACAGCCTGCGGGCCCAGCTGCGCCACGTCCCGGCGGTGACACTCTGGCCGCCGAGCCAGGGCTCGCTCCCGATCCCGGAGGCGCGCCCGGTCGGGTCGCGTCCGGGGGCCGGCCAGTGGTTCCAGTGA
- a CDS encoding cryptochrome/photolyase family protein, with product MRDEPALWLFADQLGPHFHGTPEHRHRDVLVIRSAAAFAAKPFHRQKLHLVQAALHRLAADLGDRVTLIDASDYRTGLRRFGRPVVVHEPTSHAADAFVRRLHGEGVVTEILPTPGFVLSKADFAEWAAGRTRFVMEDFYRDQRRKFGVLLEADGEPEGGHWNYDHDNRKPPPKTTRLDVPAPWHPRENEIDDRVRADLDAAERAGEIHPVGVDGPRQFAVGHDEAQRALKRFLDHRLPVFGPHQDAMLTHDWAMAHALLSVPLNLGLLDPRDVVRKAEERYRAGDAPLSSVEGFVRQVLGWREWVWHLYWHHGPEYLRRNALQARRKLPEWWRSLDADAVEAACLRTALAGVRDRGYAHHIERLMVLGNHALQRGYDPAELNRWFATAFVDGFPWVMPANVIGMSQYADGGVVGTKPYAAGGAYINRMSDHCPGCVFDPKKRTGPDACPFTAGYWAFLDRNAARLKGNHRMRQPLSGLERLADRAEVVAREADRDHF from the coding sequence ATGCGAGACGAGCCCGCGCTGTGGCTGTTCGCCGACCAGCTCGGGCCGCACTTCCACGGCACGCCCGAGCACCGGCACCGGGACGTCCTGGTGATCCGCTCGGCCGCGGCCTTCGCCGCGAAACCCTTCCACCGCCAGAAGCTGCACCTGGTCCAGGCCGCGCTGCACCGGCTCGCGGCCGACCTCGGCGACCGCGTCACGCTGATCGACGCCTCCGACTACCGCACCGGCTTGCGCCGCTTCGGGCGGCCGGTCGTCGTGCACGAACCGACGTCGCACGCGGCCGACGCCTTCGTCCGGAGGCTGCACGGCGAAGGCGTCGTCACGGAGATCCTGCCGACGCCCGGGTTCGTGCTGTCCAAAGCGGACTTCGCGGAGTGGGCCGCCGGGCGCACCCGGTTCGTCATGGAGGACTTCTACCGCGACCAGCGCCGGAAGTTCGGCGTGCTGCTCGAAGCCGACGGCGAGCCCGAAGGCGGGCACTGGAACTACGACCACGACAACCGGAAGCCGCCCCCGAAGACCACCCGCCTCGACGTCCCCGCGCCGTGGCACCCGCGGGAGAACGAGATCGACGACCGCGTCCGCGCCGACCTCGACGCGGCCGAGCGCGCGGGGGAGATCCACCCGGTCGGCGTGGACGGGCCGCGGCAGTTCGCCGTCGGGCACGACGAAGCCCAGCGCGCGCTGAAGCGGTTCCTCGACCACCGGCTGCCGGTGTTCGGGCCGCACCAGGACGCGATGCTGACCCACGACTGGGCGATGGCGCACGCGCTGCTGTCCGTCCCGCTCAACCTCGGGCTGCTCGACCCGCGGGACGTCGTCCGGAAGGCGGAGGAGCGCTACCGGGCCGGCGACGCGCCGCTGAGCAGCGTCGAGGGGTTCGTCCGGCAGGTGCTGGGCTGGCGCGAATGGGTGTGGCACCTGTACTGGCACCACGGGCCGGAGTACCTGCGCCGCAACGCTTTGCAGGCGCGGCGCAAGCTCCCGGAGTGGTGGCGTTCGCTGGACGCCGACGCCGTCGAAGCGGCCTGCCTGCGCACCGCGCTCGCCGGTGTGCGCGACCGTGGCTACGCCCACCACATCGAGCGCCTGATGGTGCTCGGCAACCACGCGCTGCAGCGCGGTTACGACCCCGCCGAGCTGAACCGCTGGTTCGCGACGGCGTTCGTCGACGGCTTCCCCTGGGTGATGCCGGCCAACGTGATCGGGATGAGCCAGTACGCCGACGGCGGGGTCGTCGGGACCAAGCCGTACGCCGCCGGGGGCGCGTACATCAACCGGATGAGTGACCACTGTCCGGGTTGCGTGTTCGACCCGAAGAAGCGCACCGGGCCCGACGCGTGCCCGTTCACCGCGGGCTACTGGGCGTTCCTCGACCGGAATGCCGCGCGGTTGAAGGGAAATCACCGGATGCGGCAGCCGTTGAGCGGGCTGGAACGGCTCGCGGACCGGGCCGAGGTCGTCGCCCGGGAGGCGGACCGCGACCACTTCTGA
- a CDS encoding MarR family winged helix-turn-helix transcriptional regulator — translation MEDVPVALRVNFALRELLSLAHDVQAALARRLGLGATDVQALQHLAFGTPMGTVDLAHALKIRSASATVLVDRLEAAGHVRRGPHPSDGRRITLVLSEAARDEVRVALAPLVDAVTRLTDGLAPEHAEVVARFLGDTTEVLRAYAAEPPEPG, via the coding sequence GTGGAAGACGTTCCGGTCGCCCTTCGGGTGAACTTCGCCCTGCGCGAGCTGCTCTCGCTCGCGCACGACGTCCAGGCGGCGCTCGCCCGCCGGCTCGGGCTGGGCGCCACCGACGTGCAGGCGCTGCAGCACCTCGCCTTCGGCACGCCGATGGGCACGGTGGACCTGGCGCACGCGCTGAAGATCCGCTCGGCGTCGGCCACCGTGCTGGTCGACCGCCTCGAAGCGGCCGGGCACGTCCGCCGCGGCCCGCACCCCAGCGACGGGCGGCGGATCACGCTCGTGCTCAGCGAAGCCGCCCGCGACGAGGTCCGGGTCGCGCTCGCGCCGCTGGTCGACGCCGTCACCCGGTTGACCGACGGGCTGGCGCCGGAGCACGCCGAGGTCGTCGCGCGGTTCCTCGGGGACACCACGGAAGTGCTGCGGGCGTACGCTGCGGAGCCGCCGGAACCGGGTTAG
- a CDS encoding nitroreductase family deazaflavin-dependent oxidoreductase → MTAKLIGAPAEPPPEGGYALRVVETRGRSSGSPRRVPLAVVAKDGGHYLVSPVRDRDWVVNLLATPECALLAAGERAERRAEPVGGDEAARVVATYLAAMSVPWAVKAFPVPQDAGHEQILEHVPGMAVFRLSTVDPA, encoded by the coding sequence ATGACCGCGAAGCTGATCGGTGCCCCGGCGGAACCGCCGCCCGAAGGTGGCTACGCGCTGCGGGTCGTCGAGACCCGCGGCCGCAGCTCCGGCAGCCCGCGCCGGGTACCGCTGGCCGTGGTGGCGAAGGACGGCGGGCACTACCTCGTCTCGCCGGTTCGCGACCGCGACTGGGTGGTGAACCTGCTGGCCACACCGGAGTGCGCGCTGCTGGCGGCCGGTGAGCGGGCCGAGCGCCGGGCCGAACCGGTCGGCGGCGACGAGGCCGCCCGGGTGGTCGCCACCTACCTGGCCGCGATGTCCGTGCCGTGGGCGGTCAAGGCGTTCCCGGTCCCCCAGGACGCCGGCCACGAGCAGATCCTCGAGCACGTGCCGGGGATGGCCGTGTTCCGCCTGTCCACAGTGGACCCGGCGTGA
- a CDS encoding FAD-dependent oxidoreductase, which produces MSVAIAGGGPGGLLLGYLLARAGIEVTVLEARSDFDRDFRGDSLHPYTLELLDRLGLAADLLDLDHFKARSFRFHTPAGVYSCADYDRLRTPFGYVALMPQVRFLDFLAERANALPTFHLRTNAKVTGLIEDDDGTVTGVRFRGGELTTSLVVGADGRFSTVRRLAGLEARPLGATTDLLWFRLPRSPGDPPDADLDLYFGRDAYVGVLGGVRDWQVGYSIEKGAYPALRERGVEPIRAFVRERVPWLADRAHLLTGFSQTTLLSVDISRVERWHRPGLLLLGDAAHVISPVGGNGILMAVQDAVAAANRLVPALRRGTVTNEDLAAVQAARIRAIERVQADQVRVEKRAAAARARGRGTAPPSLLKYLFAIPALRTRGARGNAYGPFPPQLDESLFAS; this is translated from the coding sequence GTGAGCGTCGCGATCGCCGGCGGCGGCCCCGGCGGGCTGCTGCTCGGCTACCTGCTCGCCCGCGCCGGGATCGAGGTCACCGTGCTGGAAGCCCGGTCGGACTTCGACCGCGACTTCCGCGGCGACTCGCTGCACCCCTACACGCTCGAGCTGCTCGACCGGCTCGGGCTCGCCGCGGACCTGCTGGACCTCGACCACTTCAAGGCGCGTTCGTTCCGCTTCCACACCCCGGCCGGGGTCTACAGCTGCGCCGACTACGACCGCCTCCGCACGCCGTTCGGCTACGTCGCGCTGATGCCGCAGGTGCGGTTCCTCGACTTCCTCGCCGAGCGGGCGAACGCGCTGCCGACGTTCCACCTGCGCACGAACGCCAAGGTCACCGGCCTGATCGAGGACGACGACGGGACGGTCACCGGCGTCCGCTTCCGCGGCGGCGAGCTGACGACGTCGCTCGTCGTCGGCGCCGACGGCCGGTTCTCCACCGTGCGGCGCCTGGCCGGGCTCGAGGCCCGCCCGCTCGGCGCCACCACCGACCTGCTCTGGTTCCGGCTCCCGCGCTCCCCCGGCGACCCGCCCGACGCGGACCTCGACCTCTACTTCGGGCGCGACGCCTACGTCGGCGTCCTCGGCGGCGTCCGCGACTGGCAGGTCGGCTACAGCATCGAGAAGGGCGCGTACCCGGCGTTGCGCGAACGCGGGGTCGAGCCGATCCGCGCCTTCGTGCGCGAGCGCGTACCGTGGCTGGCCGACCGGGCGCACCTGCTCACCGGCTTCTCGCAGACGACGCTGCTGTCGGTGGACATCTCCCGCGTCGAGCGCTGGCACCGGCCCGGCCTGCTGCTGCTCGGCGACGCCGCGCACGTCATCTCCCCGGTCGGCGGCAACGGCATCCTGATGGCGGTGCAGGACGCCGTCGCCGCGGCGAACCGGCTGGTCCCCGCCCTGCGGCGGGGCACGGTCACCAACGAAGACCTCGCGGCCGTGCAGGCCGCCCGGATCCGCGCGATCGAGCGGGTGCAGGCCGATCAGGTACGGGTGGAGAAGCGGGCCGCCGCGGCGCGGGCCCGCGGCCGGGGCACCGCGCCGCCGTCACTGCTCAAGTACCTGTTCGCGATCCCGGCGCTGCGCACCCGCGGGGCCCGCGGCAACGCCTACGGCCCGTTCCCGCCTCAGCTGGACGAATCCCTCTTCGCGTCGTAG
- a CDS encoding SRPBCC family protein, with protein sequence MSEYRHTATADIPADELFAFLSHPENLPRYFPEMKVAEPKGGDSVHVEAEVHGKRVASEAWLHTDPGTRSLKWGAEGPDDYHGELRIDDDGPASSQITVTLHSVREAEGGEVQQGLERTIAAMTHAASSDADVEAAEGEGGWTSYDAKRDSSS encoded by the coding sequence ATGAGCGAGTACCGCCACACCGCGACCGCCGACATCCCCGCCGACGAGCTGTTCGCGTTCCTGAGCCACCCGGAGAACCTGCCCCGGTACTTCCCGGAGATGAAGGTGGCCGAGCCGAAGGGCGGCGACAGCGTGCACGTCGAAGCCGAGGTGCACGGCAAGCGCGTCGCGAGCGAGGCCTGGCTGCACACCGACCCGGGCACCCGGTCGCTCAAGTGGGGCGCGGAAGGCCCCGACGACTACCACGGCGAGCTGCGGATCGACGACGACGGCCCGGCGTCCTCGCAGATCACCGTGACGCTGCACAGCGTCCGCGAGGCCGAGGGCGGCGAGGTCCAGCAGGGCCTCGAGCGCACGATCGCCGCCATGACGCACGCCGCCAGTTCCGACGCCGACGTCGAAGCGGCCGAAGGGGAGGGCGGCTGGACCTCCTACGACGCGAAGAGGGATTCGTCCAGCTGA
- a CDS encoding DUF4383 domain-containing protein has translation MTATEPETRRGPAPVQGMGMLIGLLFLVLAALELMSGVTDGGGPHELFGVFSVSGLWALLHLLTGAVAVFCTRSSRLAARFLVAAGGVYAVVGLVLLLPLPQAITDALPMNTAGLCLVLGLGTAMLILGAGWLQRGPGRRR, from the coding sequence ATGACGGCCACCGAACCCGAAACCCGGCGCGGACCCGCCCCCGTCCAGGGCATGGGCATGCTGATCGGGTTGCTCTTCCTCGTGCTCGCCGCGCTCGAGCTGATGTCGGGCGTCACCGACGGCGGTGGTCCGCACGAGCTGTTCGGGGTGTTCTCCGTGTCGGGGCTGTGGGCGCTCCTGCACCTGCTGACCGGCGCCGTCGCGGTGTTCTGCACCCGCTCCTCGCGCCTGGCCGCCCGGTTCCTGGTCGCCGCGGGAGGGGTCTACGCCGTGGTCGGCCTGGTCTTGCTGCTCCCGCTGCCGCAGGCGATCACCGACGCGCTGCCGATGAACACCGCCGGGCTCTGCCTGGTGCTCGGCCTCGGTACGGCGATGCTCATCCTGGGAGCGGGCTGGCTGCAGCGCGGGCCGGGACGGCGCCGCTGA
- a CDS encoding glycosyltransferase 87 family protein — MRGKHLLAGAQVLVLAALLVSYNDGRWRFPAYRVDLDVYRLGSAALLHGHDLYGTLPPTGDGQSLLFTYPPFAAILLAPLAVLPYWAACLALTLLTLGVLALVLRAVLRALGKRCDRWRVAAVLLGAEALEPVLRTLYAGQIDLLLLALVALDVLVAAPKWPRGLLIGLAAAIKLTPAVFLLYLLLRRDTRAAITAGVTFLAATALGFLLAGADSVRYWTGALWDTGRVGEPTYAGDQSLLGLLARAGVPADARTAWWLPLVAVVLVLTALGVQRALAAGETTIALGLNALGGLLVSPISWTHHWVWAVVVLFGWAELARRTRRRGIAALAGVGVVLFVAGPQWWWPRGGEVERHWDFLQQLTGNGYVLFGLAVLVTAVLVRFPRQADDLSGAVPARAAASPLPG; from the coding sequence ATGCGGGGGAAACACCTACTGGCGGGCGCGCAGGTCCTGGTCCTGGCGGCACTGCTGGTGTCCTACAACGACGGCCGGTGGCGGTTCCCGGCCTACCGCGTCGACCTGGACGTCTACCGGCTCGGCTCGGCGGCGCTGCTGCACGGCCACGACCTGTACGGCACGCTGCCGCCCACCGGCGACGGCCAGTCCCTGCTCTTCACCTACCCGCCGTTCGCCGCGATCCTGCTCGCGCCGCTGGCGGTCCTGCCGTACTGGGCGGCCTGCCTCGCCCTCACGCTGCTGACGCTCGGGGTGCTGGCGCTGGTGCTGCGGGCGGTGCTGCGCGCGCTCGGGAAGCGGTGCGACCGGTGGCGGGTGGCCGCGGTCCTGCTGGGCGCCGAGGCGCTCGAGCCGGTGCTGCGGACGCTGTACGCGGGCCAGATCGACCTGCTGCTGCTCGCGCTCGTCGCCCTCGACGTCCTCGTGGCCGCGCCGAAATGGCCGCGGGGCCTGCTGATCGGCCTCGCCGCCGCGATCAAGCTGACGCCGGCGGTGTTCCTGCTGTACCTGCTGCTCCGCCGCGACACCCGGGCGGCGATCACCGCCGGCGTGACCTTCCTGGCCGCGACGGCGCTGGGCTTCCTGCTGGCCGGCGCGGATTCGGTGCGGTACTGGACCGGCGCGCTGTGGGACACCGGCCGCGTCGGCGAGCCGACTTACGCCGGCGACCAGTCGCTGCTCGGCCTGCTCGCCCGGGCCGGGGTACCGGCGGACGCGCGGACGGCGTGGTGGCTGCCCCTGGTGGCGGTCGTGCTCGTGCTGACCGCGCTGGGCGTGCAGCGCGCGCTGGCCGCGGGGGAGACGACGATCGCGCTCGGCCTGAACGCCCTCGGCGGGCTGCTGGTTTCGCCGATCTCCTGGACGCACCACTGGGTGTGGGCCGTGGTCGTGCTGTTCGGCTGGGCGGAGCTGGCCCGCCGCACGCGGCGGCGCGGGATCGCGGCCCTGGCGGGCGTCGGCGTGGTGTTGTTCGTCGCGGGACCGCAGTGGTGGTGGCCGCGCGGCGGCGAAGTCGAGCGCCACTGGGACTTCCTCCAGCAGCTCACCGGCAACGGCTACGTCCTGTTCGGGCTCGCGGTGCTGGTCACGGCGGTGCTGGTGCGGTTCCCGAGGCAGGCCGACGACCTCAGCGGCGCCGTCCCGGCCCGCGCTGCAGCCAGCCCGCTCCCAGGATGA
- a CDS encoding acyltransferase has translation MPSSPKIHANPNVGFAWLRMIGAITVIVDHSMPLLHPQRLTIFPASWHMSPGYIALMGFFAMSGYQIQDSWTRDPSWWRFSARRLLRIMPPLVVVLLVTVFVIGPLVTTWPAHDYWTHIQTWRYLVGTTVLFYMQHDLPGVFAGNPYPFSVNGAIWTLPMELLGYALVLVVGVAVLIGLPRLVLFLVLGGMVYTDTVLHATFEQHGLGGSLLVVPIGSTVSFLVPFVIGMVLHAYRDRIPLKPWVALVLFGAYLALSQTPASRYLLAVSAAYGAITLAMHWPRRLEAAGPWVYGSYGTYIWGFPIQQLFILAGVRQVWLLILLAVPSAYLVGQLSWNYVEKPTQKLRRHLKTPAPVRRPVAAPPQIPATAAAPLRRS, from the coding sequence GTGCCGAGTTCGCCAAAAATTCACGCCAATCCCAACGTCGGCTTCGCGTGGCTGAGGATGATCGGCGCGATCACCGTCATCGTCGACCACAGCATGCCGCTGCTGCACCCGCAGCGGCTGACGATCTTCCCCGCGTCGTGGCACATGTCGCCGGGGTACATCGCGCTGATGGGGTTCTTCGCGATGAGCGGCTACCAGATCCAGGACAGCTGGACGCGCGACCCGTCGTGGTGGCGCTTCTCGGCGCGGCGGCTGCTGCGGATCATGCCGCCGCTGGTCGTGGTGCTGCTGGTGACGGTGTTCGTGATCGGCCCGCTGGTGACGACGTGGCCCGCGCACGACTACTGGACGCACATCCAGACGTGGCGCTACCTGGTCGGCACGACGGTGCTGTTCTACATGCAGCACGACCTGCCCGGCGTGTTCGCGGGCAACCCGTACCCGTTCTCGGTCAACGGCGCGATCTGGACGCTGCCGATGGAACTGCTCGGCTACGCGCTCGTCCTCGTCGTCGGCGTGGCCGTGCTGATCGGCCTGCCGCGGCTGGTCCTGTTCCTCGTCCTCGGCGGCATGGTCTACACGGACACGGTGCTGCACGCGACGTTCGAGCAGCACGGCCTCGGCGGCTCGCTCCTGGTCGTCCCGATCGGCTCGACGGTGTCGTTCCTGGTCCCGTTCGTGATCGGGATGGTGCTGCACGCCTACCGCGACCGGATCCCGCTCAAACCGTGGGTGGCGCTGGTGCTGTTCGGCGCGTACCTGGCGCTGAGCCAGACCCCGGCGAGCCGCTACCTGCTGGCAGTGAGCGCGGCGTACGGGGCGATCACCCTGGCAATGCACTGGCCGCGGCGGCTGGAGGCGGCCGGGCCGTGGGTCTACGGCAGTTACGGCACGTACATCTGGGGCTTCCCGATCCAGCAGCTGTTCATCCTCGCGGGCGTGCGGCAGGTGTGGCTGCTGATCCTGCTGGCGGTGCCGTCGGCTTACCTGGTGGGGCAGCTGTCGTGGAACTACGTGGAGAAGCCTACGCAGAAGCTGCGCCGGCATTTGAAGACGCCGGCCCCGGTGCGGCGTCCGGTGGCGGCGCCCCCGCAGATCCCCGCCACGGCGGCCGCGCCGCTGCGGAGGTCTTGA
- a CDS encoding cysteine desulfurase-like protein translates to MTYDVQSIRKHFPALADGAAAHFDGPGGSQVPDVVGEAVARTLCAAIANRGVVTAAERRAGAVVTEARQAAADLLAAEPGGVVFGRSMTQLTYDFSRALAKDWGDGDEIVVTRLDHDANIRPWVQAAAAAGATVRWADFDAATGELATGAITALLSERTRLVAVTAASNLLGTRPDVPAIAAAVHDAGALLYVDGVHLTPHAAVDVTALGADFYACSPYKFLGPHLGLVAAAPSLLETLHPDKLLPSTDAVPERFELGTLPYELLAGTTAAIDFLAGLVPGTGDRRSRLLASLEALEEHENALLARLDEGLAAIPGVTRYGAPGRHRTPTTLFSVDGVRSQAVYEHLGSQGVNAPASSFYAIECSRHLGLGDTGAVRAGIAPYTTEGDVDRLLAGLASLPR, encoded by the coding sequence GTGACCTACGACGTGCAGAGCATCCGCAAGCACTTCCCCGCGCTCGCCGACGGCGCCGCCGCCCACTTCGACGGGCCCGGCGGTTCGCAAGTCCCCGATGTCGTCGGGGAGGCGGTCGCCCGCACGTTGTGCGCCGCGATCGCCAACCGCGGGGTCGTCACCGCCGCCGAGCGACGGGCCGGTGCGGTCGTCACCGAGGCTCGGCAGGCCGCCGCCGATCTGCTTGCCGCCGAGCCGGGCGGGGTCGTCTTCGGGCGCAGCATGACCCAGCTGACCTACGACTTCTCCCGCGCGCTGGCCAAGGACTGGGGCGACGGCGACGAAATCGTCGTCACCCGTCTCGACCACGACGCCAACATCCGGCCGTGGGTCCAGGCCGCGGCGGCCGCCGGTGCGACCGTCCGGTGGGCGGACTTCGACGCCGCCACCGGCGAACTCGCCACCGGGGCGATCACCGCTCTCCTTTCGGAGCGCACCAGGCTGGTCGCGGTCACGGCGGCGTCGAACCTGCTCGGCACGCGGCCGGACGTCCCCGCGATCGCCGCGGCGGTGCACGACGCCGGCGCGCTGCTGTACGTCGACGGCGTCCACCTGACCCCGCACGCGGCCGTCGACGTCACGGCGCTCGGCGCGGACTTCTACGCGTGCTCGCCGTACAAGTTCCTCGGCCCGCACCTCGGACTGGTCGCGGCGGCGCCGTCGCTGCTCGAGACCCTGCACCCGGACAAGCTGCTGCCCTCGACCGACGCCGTCCCGGAGCGCTTCGAGCTGGGGACGCTGCCCTACGAACTCCTCGCGGGCACCACGGCGGCCATCGACTTCCTCGCCGGGCTCGTGCCCGGAACGGGCGACCGCCGGTCGCGGCTGCTCGCGTCGCTGGAAGCCTTGGAGGAGCACGAAAACGCGCTGCTCGCCCGGCTCGACGAGGGCCTGGCCGCGATCCCCGGCGTGACCCGGTACGGGGCACCCGGACGCCACCGCACCCCGACGACCCTGTTCTCGGTCGACGGGGTGCGGTCGCAGGCGGTGTACGAGCACCTCGGCTCGCAGGGGGTCAACGCCCCGGCCAGCAGCTTCTACGCGATCGAGTGCTCGCGGCACCTCGGGCTGGGTGACACCGGCGCCGTCCGGGCCGGGATCGCGCCCTACACCACGGAGGGCGACGTCGACCGGCTGCTCGCCGGGCTGGCGTCGCTCCCCCGCTGA
- a CDS encoding M4 family metallopeptidase: MSRKRVIAGTAAVSATVVAVSLLTTGSPAYATIAQPSMHALNPLAMPFGSVLRSQQEIGGVPVFGGQLIQVRDKAGSVLATHGRTTKKTTGSFPASAAGATDAAIADVAKRTGLAANTLKADAPRAYWYDATLGGAKGDGVAVPTYQVTVHGKKLDDKWTEVVKAGTRDVVTSWSEVREANRDVCDANHKVVSGSSDSVRCGTAFDVTRKEGGAESGVADVNSVYTFFGQASDFYQKYVNVDLTKLIGADYSDGTGQALRGTVRICVDGECPFANAFWDGEQMAFGEGVTTDDITGHELTHGVTQHTSGLSGGQADSINEGLSDVFGKFIGITSNDPNDTGGNRWLLGAGSSLGAIRNMKDPRSSLSPQPDMVNGPGWDTNNPDEHINDGVVNKADYLITDGDTFNGQTVRGLGLDKAVQVWWGVENTLTQSATFKDVGEALNSSCEALAKAGTAGITTDDCTQVGNAVKATQLDQDPR, from the coding sequence GTGTCACGCAAACGGGTCATCGCAGGGACGGCGGCGGTGAGCGCGACCGTCGTCGCGGTGTCGCTGCTCACGACGGGTTCGCCCGCCTACGCGACCATCGCCCAGCCGTCGATGCACGCGCTGAACCCCCTCGCGATGCCGTTCGGCAGCGTGCTGCGGTCCCAGCAGGAGATCGGCGGGGTGCCGGTGTTCGGCGGCCAGCTGATCCAGGTCCGCGACAAGGCGGGCTCGGTGCTCGCCACGCACGGCCGCACCACGAAGAAGACCACCGGGTCCTTCCCGGCGAGCGCCGCGGGGGCCACCGACGCCGCCATCGCGGACGTCGCCAAGCGCACCGGGCTGGCCGCGAACACGCTGAAGGCCGACGCGCCCCGCGCGTACTGGTACGACGCCACCCTCGGCGGCGCGAAGGGCGACGGCGTCGCGGTGCCGACCTACCAGGTCACCGTGCACGGCAAGAAGCTCGACGACAAGTGGACCGAGGTCGTCAAGGCCGGCACGCGGGACGTCGTCACGTCGTGGTCGGAGGTCCGCGAGGCCAACCGCGACGTCTGCGACGCGAACCACAAGGTGGTCAGCGGCAGCAGCGACTCGGTCCGCTGCGGCACCGCCTTCGACGTCACCCGCAAGGAAGGCGGCGCCGAGTCGGGCGTCGCGGACGTCAACAGCGTCTACACCTTCTTCGGGCAGGCGTCGGACTTCTACCAGAAGTACGTCAACGTCGACCTCACGAAGCTGATCGGCGCGGACTACTCCGACGGCACCGGCCAGGCGCTGCGCGGCACCGTCCGGATCTGCGTCGACGGCGAATGCCCGTTCGCCAACGCCTTCTGGGACGGCGAGCAGATGGCCTTCGGCGAGGGCGTCACCACCGACGACATCACCGGCCACGAGCTCACCCACGGCGTCACGCAGCACACGTCCGGGCTCAGCGGCGGCCAGGCCGACTCGATCAACGAGGGACTGTCGGACGTCTTCGGCAAGTTCATCGGCATCACGTCGAACGACCCCAACGACACCGGCGGCAACCGCTGGCTGCTCGGCGCGGGCTCGTCGCTCGGCGCGATCCGGAACATGAAGGACCCGCGCTCGTCGCTGTCCCCGCAGCCGGACATGGTCAACGGCCCGGGCTGGGACACGAACAACCCGGACGAGCACATCAACGACGGCGTCGTGAACAAGGCCGACTACCTGATCACCGACGGCGACACGTTCAACGGGCAGACCGTTCGCGGCCTCGGCCTCGACAAGGCCGTCCAGGTCTGGTGGGGCGTCGAGAACACGCTCACCCAGAGCGCGACCTTCAAGGACGTCGGCGAGGCGCTGAACTCCTCGTGCGAGGCGCTCGCGAAGGCGGGCACCGCCGGCATCACGACGGACGACTGCACCCAGGTCGGCAACGCGGTGAAGGCCACCCAGCTGGACCAGGACCCCAGGTAA